From the genome of Chlorocebus sabaeus isolate Y175 chromosome 2, mChlSab1.0.hap1, whole genome shotgun sequence, one region includes:
- the LOC103243851 gene encoding protein FAM209A-like, whose amino-acid sequence MARVASAQGLCDITKGLAPGAQSPSCEGKQTHHEHLPSPSLLTMWTLKWFLVLLLCLTCSYASMFSSRREKTSEPQGKVPYGGHFRIRQNQPEHAQGWLGSKWLWFLFVVVLFVILKYQRDNEKNKKQSPGLRGGHFHSLLKKKQNASLNKDCTFNTLHELEVELLRFMSKVRSLKGAMATGNISNLKLQRSEMPADPYHVTVYDIWGEESSS is encoded by the exons ATGGCCAGGGTGGCCTCAGCTCAGGGCCTCTGTGACATCACTAAGGGCCTGGCACCAGGTGCCCAGTCTCCCAGTTGCGAGGGCAAGCAAACCCATCATGAGCATCTCCCTTCCCCATCTCTGCTCACCATGTGGACGCTGAAATGGTTCCTGGTCCTGCTTCTGTGCCTCACCTGCAGCTATGCCTCTATGTTCTCTTCTCGGAGAGAGAAAACTAGCGAACCCCAGGGGAAGGTGCCGTACGGAGGGCACTTTCGGATTCGGCAGAATCAACCAGAGCACGCCCAAGGCTGGCTTGGGAGCAAATggctctggtttttgtttgttgttgtgcTGTTTGTGATACTGAAGTATCAAAGAGACAATGAGAAGAATAAG AAGCAGAGTCCTGGCCTTCGAGGCGGCCACTTTCActctctattaaagaaaaaacaaaatgcttcCCTCAACAAAGACTGTACATTCAATACCTTACACGAACTCGAGGTGGAGCTTCTGAGATTTATGTCCAAAGTGCGGAGTCTTAAAGGTGCCATGGCAACAGGCAATATCAGTAACCTCAAGCTTCAAAGGTCAGAGATGCCTGCAGATCCATACCATGTCACGGTCTATGACATATGGGGAGAAGAAAGCTCTAGCTGA